In Aspergillus flavus chromosome 3, complete sequence, one genomic interval encodes:
- a CDS encoding YeeE/YedE family integral membrane protein, with amino-acid sequence MFTPVHTSLGALLLFQGSSGLLLHNGAVFGISSLLSGSVLRPSRDNVPIIAGLLSSVVPVYLFVPSLIPLYPPGPNSWASVASTLATGFLLGWGTKNGRGCTSGHMLCGISRLSPRSFIATAIFFTTALLTANLVSGGQNIPPCPHGVPCYTPMYPSTAELIFMIGTTTLTFITNWFVVPRIMGKSEKSRTLFSYLAGLQFGMGLFFTGMANPSKVLRFFAFPTDLFRFDPSLALVILFGIGPSLITFLTAKPGQKTDKLDGKPELPTLADSWRLPTATMADIDWRFVAGAAAFGVAWGLRGVCPGPAVLRAALQPAWGLVEMTGYMLGNLV; translated from the exons ATGTTTACACCCGTACATACGTCCTTGGGAGCTCTGTTGCTCTTTCAGGGTTCCTccggtcttcttcttcataaTGGCGCGGTTTTTGGCATTTCATCGCTTTTGTCAGGATCGGTTTTGCGTCCGTCCCGGGACAATGTTCCCATCATTGCTGGGTTGTTGTCTAGTGTCGTCCCTGTTTACCTCTTTGTGCCTTCGTTGATACCGTTATATCCGCCGGGCCCGAACTCCTGGGCATCGGTGGCTTCTACTCTCGCGACGGGGTTCTTGTTGGGTTGGGGGACAAAG AATGGTCGAGGATGTACATCTGGCCACATGCTCTGTGGTATATCCCGCTTGTCGCCGCGCTCCTTCATCGCAACCGCTATCTTCTTCACAACCGCTCTGCTCACGGCAAATCTGGTCTCGGGAGGCCAGAACATCCCTCCTTGTCCGCATGGAGTTCCCTGTTACACTCCCATGTATCCGTCAACAGCGGAGCTCATATTCATGATCGGGACTACCACTCTCACATTCATCACCAACTGGTTCGTGGTGCCGCGGATAATGGGTAAATCGGAGAAATCCAGAACGCTCTTCTCCTATCTAGCAGGGCTGCAATTCGGCATGggcctcttcttcaccgGAATGGCAAACCCATCAAAGGTTTTGCGTTTCTTCGCTTTTCCAACCGACTTATTCCGTTTCGATCCTTCGCTCGCGCTTGTAATTCTCTTTGGAATCGGACCGTCGCTCATTACCTTTTTGACAGCGAAACCGGGACAGAAGACCGACAAACTGGATGGCAAGCCGGAACTGCCCACATTGGCAGACAGTTGGAGGCTCCCAACAGCCACTATGGCGGACATTGACTGGAGGTTTGTCGCCGGTGCAGCGGCCTTTGGGGTTGCCTGGGGGTTACGGGGAGTGTGTCCGGGTCCCGCGGTGCTTCGTGCAGCTCTGCAGCCGGCATGGGGCCTAGTCGAAATGACAGGGTACATGCTAGGCAACCTGGTATAA
- a CDS encoding carotenoid oxygenase, whose product MPGLDKALDENRPNIGRWNGSSGIQTLYAKTDSTSYKKLDPETLEPVGLASQKDLHPDLDGPLSASHARSDPITGDVYNFNLAFGKCSTYRVFHVSASTGKTTILATFEGTPAYLHSLFLTKDYVILCVWNSHINPAMLEKGSFLQAIQSFDASQPTKWYVVDRTQGQGLVATFESLPFFCFHTINAWQESSASGTGVDIVAELVRYDNADTLHALYYEKLVSSSAEAKAHAQIKKDTYRSEFARFRLPNIPVSPSTEIKTAAAEWMSCKAFSPELPTMNPKLVTQKHRYTYAITARDESTFFDGIVKFDSQTKETLLWNDHAQSPGEPIFVPRPDGLEEDDGVLLSVVLDGYSGKSYLLCLDAQTLKELGRAHVNGPIGFGFHGQHIPSNGVPTGDY is encoded by the coding sequence ATGCCAGGTCTTGATAAAGCCTTGGATGAAAACCGACCCAATATCGGACGCTGGAATGGTTCTTCAGGAATACAAACTCTGTATGCAAAAACAGATTCCACGTCTTACAAGAAGCTCGACCCAGAGACCCTTGAACCTGTCGGCCTGGCGTCACAAAAGGATCTACACCCTGACTTGGATGGGCCTTTGTCGGCATCCCATGCACGTTCTGATCCCATAACGGGGGACGTTTATAATTTCAATCTCGCTTTTGGTAAATGTTCAACCTATCGCGTCTTCCATGTGTCTGCCTCAACAGGGAAAACCACAATCCTTGCTACGTTCGAAGGAACACCTGCATATCtccattctttgtttctcacAAAGGACTATGTTATTCTCTGTGTGTGGAACTCTCATATCAATCCCGCTATGCTCGAGAAAGGCAGCTTCTTGCAAGCCATCCAATCATTCGATGCATCCCAGCCTACCAAGTGGTATGTTGTGGACCGCACCCAAGGTCAAGGGCTCGTCGCTACATTTGAAAGCCTTCCATTCTTCTGCTTCCATACGATCAATGCATGGCAAGAATCTTCAGCAAGTGGCACCGGCGTGGACATTGTAGCAGAGCTTGTCAGATACGATAACGCCGATACGCTGCACGCTCTATACTATGAGAAGCTCGTTTCCTCATCGGCCGAAGCGAAGGCCCACGcccagatcaagaaagaCACTTACCGCTCAGAGTTTGCCCGTTTCCGTCTCCCAAATATCCCTGTCAGCCCTAGCACCGAAATTAAGACTGCGGCAGCTGAGTGGATGTCATGCAAAGCCTTTTCACCTGAGTTGCCAACTATGAATCCAAAACTGGTCACGCAGAAGCACCGATACACGTACGCTATTACTGCCCGCGACGAATCTACCTTTTTTGATGGAATAGTCAAATTTGACAGCCAAACCAAGGAAACGCTCCTGTGGAATGACCACGCCCAGTCTCCCGGAGAGCCAATTTTTGTTCCCCGTCCGGACGGtttggaagaagacgacgggGTCCTTCTCAGCGTGGTGCTGGATGGATACTCAGGTAAAAGCTATCTGCTTTGCCTTGATGCTCAGACATTGAAGGAACTGGGTAGAGCGCATGTCAATGGACCGATTGGATTTGGATTCCATGGTCAGCATATTCCTTCGAATGGAGTGCCAACCGGTGATTACTAG
- a CDS encoding MFS transporter gives MEASEKPIATATVDEPVKPSSPAQDQQTEDNGDGKQPPPLIAKLIAVLLISCISFGSSWSSGVTGAMKSTIKKKMNISNTQFSLLEASEDFMVTLLMLGSGIVTDRVGGAEMIIYGNVVYTIGSILVAAATTVRSFNFMVGGRVILALGDIATQVAQYKMFSSWFPPSNGFASTLGLELAMRKIGGFVGKSTANPIAKNTGNFAWVYWTSVFMNLFTNAATVVFWLYSRYCNRHYQGRQDKATGEVLTEKNKKFELKKIFQLPWMFWCILAFSLFQTSAALVFSQNATELAEKRFNVDSIKAGWYSALSQYSGFFLVPCLGAFIDVAGNRATVLCICGAGMLLCMTLVNFASSKAGTGAAFGIYAIASALGPTTIIDGIRTSLWHQSVFGSAYAIKVTMNNAMNIIVRIITGALQDADDDSYRRAVRVYLFLAACSVVVGLAIFIGSMLTDELGLLQWTRKKRLTYGPEIIDRMRERSLVTYGRRSWWISLCCFGALVLLILGSWAAYIWGAVTGHNLTYEWLLNDS, from the exons ATGGAGGCGTCCGAGAAGCCAATCGCTACGGCTACAGTTGACGAACCTGTTAAACCTTCGTCGCCGGCCCAGGACCAGCAAACCGAAGACAATGGAGATGGGAAACAACCACCTCCGCTGATTGCCAAGTTAATCGCCGTCTTGCTAATCTCCTGTATTAGTTTTGGTTCGTCATGGAGCTCTGGTGTCACAGGTGCTATGAAAAGCACCATTAAGAAG AAAATGAACATCTCGAATACCCAGTTCTCTCTTCTCGAAGCAAGTGAAGACTTCATGGTAACCCTGCTCATGCTGGGTAGCGGCATTGTAACTGATCGAGTGGGAGGGGCCG AAATGATTATCTACGGTAATGTCGTCTACACGATAGGGTCCATTCTAGTTGCTGCCGCGACTACTGTTCGGTCGTTTAACTTTATGGTCGGAGGAAGAGTTATTCTGGCGCTGGGCGATATCGCAACGCAGGTTGCACAATACAAAATGTTCTCGTCGTGGTTCCCTCCTAGCAACGGTTTTGCCTCTACACTTGGACTCGAATTAGCCATGCGGAAG ATCGGCGGCTTTGTAGGTAAATCGACAGCAAATCCAATTGCTAAA AACACCGGCAATTTTGCCTGGGTATATTGGACGTCGGTATTTATGAACCTATTTACCAATGCCGCAACCGTTGTCTTCTGGCTCTATAGCCGCTACTGCAATCGACACTATCAGGGCCGACAGGACAAAGCGACCGGTGAAGTTCTGAccgagaagaacaagaagttCGAGCTCAAGAAAATATTTCAACTTCCATGGATGTTCTGGTGTATTCTGGCGTTCTCCCTATTCCAAACGAGTGCTGCTCTGGTCTTCAGTCAGAATGCGACCGAACTCGCAGAGAAACGGTTCAACGTAGACTCAATCAAGGCTGGCTGGTATAGTGCCTTATCCCAGTACTCTG GATTCTTTCTAGTGCCCTGTTTGGGTGCTTTCATCGACGTTGCTGGAAATCGGGCAACTGTTT TGTGTATTTGCGGAGCCGGTATGCTTCTATGCATGACATTAGTGAACTTTGCCTCGTCCAAAGCAGGTACTGGCGCAGCGTTTGGCATATATGCCATTGCCTCTGCCTTGGGCCCCACCACCATTATCGACGGAATCCGTACCTCCCTATGGCACCAATCTGTGTTTGGATCTGCATACGCAATCAAAGTGACCATGAATAACGC AATGAATATCATCGTACGAATTATTACAGGGGCACTGCAAGACGCAGATGATGATTCATATCGCCGAGCCGTGCGGGTATATCTTTTCTTAGCAGCGTGCAGTGTGGTCGTTGGGTTGGCTATCTTTATTGGATCCATGTTGACTGATGAACTGGGCCTTTTGCAATGGACTCGAAAGAAGAGGCTTACCTATGGCCCTGAAATTATCGACCGCATGAGAGAGCGCAGCTTAGTGACATATGGACGTCGCAGCTGGTGGATTTCATTATGCTGTTTTGGTGCCCTTGTCCTTCTTATATTAGGAAGTTGGGCAGCATATATATGGGGAGCCGTTACAGGCCACAATT TGACATATGAATGGCTATTAAATGATTCTTAG
- a CDS encoding 8-amino-7-oxononanoate synthase: MALPSAYRENLEAALDPSRQKGQVFKLTAPADELGCVDFGSNNTLSLGGSAATREEFLRELARNPNFAIGTGGSRLLGGTTRYIDELERDLAHFYNADEGLILPSGYEGNVAIHATLPQTGDAIIHDAKIHASTRDGMRSSKAHIIRPFAHNDPQSLYDVLEEVKLLEPAIADGLNTVFVTIESIYSMDGDVAPVAEIVNEAKRALPKGNLVMILDEAHSHGIVGPSGAGLACQLGLEHEIAVRLHTFGKAIGGGGGIILCDGLIKRYLVSHARNFMFTTAPAFTFFATIKAAVTVMSSEEGDWRRKQLQDRIYHFYDLLFHHPHWEHVRRSGILSIPTTDHFLTGSSFLVPIIPVITQPGYCRSLEKWLLDRGMYTHGVRYPVVPMAKERVRVMMHVENTPEQIEALVKSIMEWADQYAPTLSPTTIKLRL, encoded by the exons ATGGCCCTTCCGTCAGCATACCGCGAGAACCTTGAGGCGGCACTAGACCCTAGCCGCCAGAAAGGTCAGGTCTTCAAGCTTACAGCACCAGCTGACGAGCTTGGTTGTGTTGACTTCGGCTCAAATAACACCCTTTCCCTTGGTGGGAGCGCAGCAACACGAGAGGAGTTTCTCAGAGAGCTTGCGCGAAATCCTAACTTTGCTATTGGGACCGGGGGCAGCCGTCTCCTAGGCGGAACCACTCGATATATTGACGAGCTCGAACGAGACTTGGCCCACTTTTATAATGCAGACGAGGGCTTGATTTTGCCTTCTGGATATGAGGGCAACGTTGCTATTCATGCGACGCTCCCGCAGACGGGAGATGCCATTATTCACGACGCAAAGATTCATGCCAGCACGCGCGATGGCATGCGTTCCTCAAAAGCACACATCATACGACCATTTGCGCACAACGACCCACAATCCTTGTACGACGTTCTCGAAGAAGTCAAGCTATTGGAGCCAGCAATTGCCGATGGGCTCAATACCGTCTTCGTGACCATTGAATCGATCTACAGCATGGACGGGGACGTGGCGCCCGTGGCTGAGATCGTCAACGAAGCGAAACGGGCCTTGCCGAAAGGTAATCTTGTTATGATCCTTGACGAGGCTCACTCCCATGGTATTGTCGGACCAAGTGGAGCTGGTCTAGCCTGTCAGCTGGGTCTGGAGCACGAGATTGCTGTCAGGTTGCACACCTTCGGCAAGGCTattggaggaggtggtg GCATTATTCTCTGTGACGGTCTGATTAAAAGGTATCTGGTCAGCCATGCGCGTAACTTCATGTTCACCACGGCTCCGGCCTTCACTTTTTTTGCCACCATCAAAGCTGCGGTCACTGTCATGAGCAGCGAGGAGGGTGACTGG CGTCGAAAGCAACTCCAAGACCGGATCTACCACTTCTATGACCTCCTCTTTCATCATCCCCACTGGGAACATGTTCGAAGATCCGGAATCCTGAGCATTCCTACCACCGACCATTTTCTGACAGGTTCTTCGTTCCTTGTACCCATTATCCCAGTCATCACACAGCCAGGCTACTGCCGTAGTCTCGAGAAATGGCTCCTAGACCGTGGAATGTACACGCATGGGGTGCGGTATCCCGTTGTGCCCATGGCGAAAGAGCGGGTTCGAGTTATGATGCACGTTGAAAATACACCAGAGCAAATCGAAGCGTTGGTCAAGTCGATCATGGAATGGGCGGACCAGTATGCGCCGACCCTGTCTCCAACTACAATCAAGTTACGGCTGTGA
- a CDS encoding uncharacterized protein (expressed protein), whose translation MIRSNSAEAQNTTGVEHRNLNGLWSCHFCFADFQRYDHLKRHIATHTSERPYQCEFCGSPYKRGDALRRHWKSCSARIESGQCIPEPRHGGKEKHACDGCAKAKKSCNGELPCSECCTRDRICTYQRLHQREEVTLQSGSSESSQEQSPPSDNRSLNHSTWDLGLQTFYPGRDAWFEAYGRLVSSGRVPSMPDPGRLR comes from the exons ATGATCCGAAGCAATTCCGCTGAGGCACAGAACACAACAGGTGTGGAGCACCGGAACTTAAACGGTTTATGGTCTTGTCACTTTTGCTTCGCCGATTTTCAGCGATACGATCATCTCAAACGTCATATAGCTACAC ATACATCAGAAAGACCCTATCAATGTGAGTTTTGTGGCTCACCATATAAACGAGG GGATGCCTTGCGGCGCCATTGGAAGTCATGCTCCGCTCGGATAGAATCCGGTCAGTGTATACCAGAACCACGCCATGGTGGCAAGGAAAAGCACGCTTGTGATGGCTGTGCAAAAGCGAAAAAGTCATGTAATGGAGAGCTGCCGTGCTCAGAGTGCTGCACACGCGACCGAATATGCACTTACCAACGTCTCCACCAACGCGAGGAAGTGACTTTGCAAAGTGGATCTAGTGAATCGAGTCAGGAACAAAGCCCACCGAGCGACAACCGTAGCTTAAACCATTCAACCTGGGACCTTGGGCTCCAGACGTTCTACCCAGGCAGAGACGCTTGGTTTGAAGCCTATGGCCGTTTGGTTAGCTCAGGGAGAGTGCCGTCTATGCCGGACCCTGGAAGGCTTCGATAG